Below is a genomic region from Asterias amurensis chromosome 4, ASM3211899v1.
AAACGTGCAGACGACATAGAATGAGTGTGGAGATGATAGCTGAACGTACCTCTCGTATCATAGTTCTAAATGACTATGATATGAGGAGTAGGCTAATAGTAGCCAACCTCCGGGCTGTCTGTattatggctctcttttaaacATCGGtcttatctatcattcaaaaactAAGCACAACATGGTTTTACCTATTTGATCTCcacactttaaagccattggacacttacgGTAAACAGTGAAAAGGGGGCGACTGTGGAGGGGAGGGGGCGACTGTGGAGGGGGGCGACTGTGTCGGGGGAGACATTGTGAGGGGGCGAGTTTGTACACGGAGGGGGCGAGCTTGCTAGGCGCGACTTTGTAGAGGGCCACTTTGCAGGGGGCCACTTTGCAATGGGGCGACACGTGAGGATTGGCATTCAATTCATTGaaacatggagcaataaactattgCTCCATGATTGAAACCATGACTTCACTGTTCAGATCAAACTTGACTGAGGTTCGTTCCACTAATTAATTCTATCTCTTTCTACTTAGGAGAAAGTGCCACTATGTTATGTTACTCACCTCACCTGTGAGATAGTTTTCATCGGTAAAACAAAACCCAGAGACCTCACCCTATCACTTTGTACACTACGCTGTGAAGGTTCTTTACTGCAAGAAGAGCCGGTGTACGAGCATGCAATGGCAATGGCGTGTACTACACACACACATGTTCTGTCCGTCCGATCCCTGTTGTTGTCCGAATCGCATGGACCATTATTTTTTAGAAGTGAGCCCTCTACTGCCTAGCCTCAACAtcgacgtcacacttcgaggctcaaAATGCGCCCCTACTGGATAAAAAGTTCTGTGCAAACGTTGTGTGCTATGAGGgttccgtaagcgcagaattctgtggtaagcggcgccatgaaattgggcccagttaacTTTTCTCACTTTGTAAccacttatttatttttatcaaaGCTCAAAGAACAAAGAGCTCATCATGGACTCCATGGTTTTTCATCATGTGAAGCGCCTTagtttgataattattttaattggcGAAGGCGGGGATCACTTCCAGTATATAACAAAAACGGGGCGGGGCAGGCCGGGGGCTGTACAGTGTTTATTAGTGActgtgtgtctggtgacttgcataacaaaaatataaaaaacatccCCACCAATGACAAATTGTAAATAGAGCATAAACATAATGTACAACAATTGCTTATCTCCACCAATGAGCTTAATGTCGGACAAAATAAAACAGTACAACTGTGTTCTGCTAAGAAGTAGGCCTATATGCCAATGacagtattttattattaaatgcaaCATACTATGTTATTATGGCGAAGAGAAGCAAACATGATTAAATCGTTATTGCTTCTCTTCGCCATGGAGGATTGTGCATGCTTTTTGTATGTATAATCTAACAACATTAATAATTGTTATCTAAAAATGAATCTAAATGTATTGTTAATGAACTAAATGTAGATGAATTTTATAAGTGTAAATAACAATCAAGTTAAAATAATCATGATGTTTGCCTTTCTTCGCTTGCTTTTATAAacataacaaaattaacaatggttaactaaaaaTGAATCTAAATGTATTTTCTaatgaactacatgtaaatgaatTTTAAAGTATATAAGTAACCAATCAAGTTATTATACATTGATTAGAAATTACGAAAGAGACCGAACGTGACCATTGTTTTTCCCTTCGGTGTTCATTCCCTTAACAAGTCATGGAGGCAGAAGACAAGGTTAACCTTTTCATTTAGACACTGAGTGTTTCCTTACTGGCGTAAGCATTTCACCGAACTGTCATCAATTCATTTATTGCTCATCATTACATTTGTAAAAGCATCACTTTCAGGTGATTTCTACAACATCAGAGTCAGACATACGGTAATACTTATTTTCTTACAAAATGTTATACTATGTCCAAACATTCTAACTACGTCGTATACACCCAAAAAATCCAAACTTCAAATTTTCGAGATTAAAAAGATTTTGTACAATGTGAAGAGAACGAGTATGATCAGAGAACAAGatgctaaaaaaaataatatcttgAATAATTTTCACTCTTTATACCGACATTATAAAGCACTGAATTTTATATAGTTATTCATTCATCATGTGTTCATTCAACACAGCTCTAACTCATTCTTAATATTTACAAAGAGATTaagtcttttgtttttgtttttgtgttctgATCCACTAGAAAGAAAACCACTATAAATTTAGGGCTTTGAACTACCACAAGTATTTCATGGGGTAATTGTTGTACATaatgtaaaaacattttattacgGTTAAAGAGTTGATATAATAGGTAAAATAAAATTAGAGTAAATTGAGTTAATTTTACAGACACGAAATAACAAAAGTCCAATTATACACAATATGGCATCGCTATTTCATTTGTTTGAGAGcagttaaatttatttttcatggAATCATAGTAAACGTCCCACCTTTTGACCACTTCTCAGTTCAGCCTGGCCTATAAATGGGTCAGGTGCCCCAAGTCAATTCTGACTAGGATTTATCTAGAGTGAACCTTCGGCCCATCTTCTGCTTGTTATGATACCGGTCGGTACATTATGCTTTaatgggaaggtacacgtttggtaattactcaaaacaaatatcaacttaaaaactgacttggtaacgagcattggagagctgttgatagtataacacattgtgagaaacggctccctctgatgaagtagcatagattttgaaatagaggtcatttctcacttaaataataaaagacttctagctagaagtcttttattcatatctgacagcacacaaatttatccaacaagggtgttttttctgtcatcattttctcccaactccgatgaccaattgagctcaatgttcacaggtttgttattttatgcataatatgctgagatacaacaagtgagaaaattggtctttgaaaattgccaaaagtgtaccttccctttaaagggacatgctgccttggatcggtcgagttggtccaaaatgcaaatggttagaaaaatgttgtaaaagtagaatataatgattcacacaaacgtGCCTCAAAATTGAATGGTTTTTCTTTAAGCAAACTAatacggcacgccattttgtggttGATTCTATTGactggccgatcgtgttagttcgctataagtaaaaggataaccacgcaatttcgaggcataaaTATGTgttgataattatattctacttttaaaatacctttCTTACCATATCAGTTTCATAGCaacaaaaggtttcaaacgcttttcatggatcaactcgactgatccgaggcaacatgttccttaaACATGCAGTCAATGCATCTGACATgtataaatataacaaaatccCGGTTGtctgagaaagaaagaaatcatTCAATATGTCACATTTTAAAAGACATAAGCGAAAATGAATTCAAGTTAAAAGCCTGCCAGAAAGACAATCTAAAAAGAATCTGATTCTTTATACTAATTTGTTATCGAAGTTAACAGCATTTCGCTCAAACATTTTTGTCAGGGTGTGGCGTCACAGACATTTTCACTTGGGGCCTAGTGGTAGCAAATTAAACAATGGGGGAAGCTTCCGATAACAAATCCCGCCCCCTATACCACCCACTGGTTACATCACTCCGTGTAAAAGCTTACTTTCTTCAAGAAAATGCTAATGGTTGTACATCTCTGGAGTCTTCCCTACTGTGAAGGCAGCCacacagcaacagcagcagcacaGGACGATTCCGAGTGCCACGAGACCGTACACTGATACAATCGTGCCGAAGGTAAACCAATATAGAGAGTGCCGACAGTAAGTCACGGCTGTTGGGTCGGTAGTATTCGGAGTCAACACACGAAAGACCCATACGTTGCCTTGAGAGAGAAACAAAGAAGAAAAGTAAGAACAACAATCAGCTCCAAGCGCTTCACACTCCGAAGAGCCGCGTCCCATAGCACTCattaatattatttcataatAATGCTTTtatgggaaggtacacgtttggtaattactcaaaacaaatatcaacttagaaactgacttggtaacgagcattggagagctgttgatagtataaaacattgtgagaaacggctccctctgaagtagattttgaaatagaggtcatttctcactaaaataataaaagacttctagctagaagtcttttattcatgtctgacagcacacaaattcatccaacaagggtgttttttctttcatcattttctcccaactccgatgaccaattgagctcaatgttcacaggtttgttattttatgcataatatgttgagatacaacaagtgagaacactggtctttgaaaattgccaaaagtgtaccttccctttaaagggacatgctgccttggatcggtcgatgtCGTTCTCAGAGTTTAGCTCTCTATGAACCCAAACAGCACTTAATATATAGTTTACAGTAAGCGATTAATACCTCAATTTTTGGCGAAGCGTTTAAAAACTCAATTTTCGACGTCAGACGCCAAAAGTTGAGATAGGCCTATTACTCGCTTACTGCAAACTGCGTACACATGACATAATTTGACAAGTATAGGTTAATAGTGCTTGCAAGTCCAACAGCAGTGGATTCATGCTTTGGGATCCAGAAAGCAATCCAGCAATGATTGAACTTACCAGCAATGAAGAACGCGAAGATGACCAACCCAAGCAAAGAGTTGATGCCGCCAATCACCTTTTCAACTGTGGTGCGCTCTTCCATTAAATTTTGGCCCCTCTTCTCACAGCACCTCTTAATTCGCAAGGAATGAGTAATCATGATTTGGAGTGTGCATAAACTTCCTTGCACAATCATGTAGATGGGGATGAATGGCTCGACGGGGCATTCATCCAAATGAATAGCGCCTATCGGTGGGAAAACCGTCAAAATGGTTAAAAGTGAATGAACAAAATCTGCACTGCCTATCTGTCGTGGCTTTTGCTTAAAGCTTTAACAGGCACCGTTCGAACGCGTTCgtggtaagcagatccatgaattTTGACCAAGTTGGATATGTAACAAACTGGCCAGTGCACTCCGTACATGACATCACAACATTGCAAATCAAGAGTAGTCCTATTATGTTGCCTACTTGTATTTCAAGTATGCGTCCAACTCATCACCAGTTTGCAGAAACGGTATCAAAATAGTCCGACTATTATAAATCCGataatattttgttcaatgttTGGTTTTAATAAATAGGCCTACACACAATTATCTGCTTATACAGTTGTTACTCGACTTTGTGTGAATTGTTCCttaataaactttttttgttcaattattAGTGGTTTATTTCATTCTGCCCTTTAGTATAGAGTctgtaaatgtaaaaattgcTTTTGTGATATATGTCCATCATATTCAACCCACAAAAATGTTGTCACTAAAATGCACTCAAAATCATCATGCACGTGTTCAATACTTACCATTGATGAGCATAGCTAATGGAAGTCCCAACAACCATGGCAGTAAAATAACTGCATCTGTAACAAATGAGCGAGCGAGAGTAGAATCAAATCATTTATTATTTACAGCTAGGCGTCATAGATACTGGTGTCTtcattcgctcggccccagcggccagtctatccaggaccgctgggatgggttaatcgcttgcacagattcttgttcaggaagtacgtcatgcgcaCAGTGCATATAAATATGGctcagtgtgagtgtgatgcatgatgggactgtgcattattaaaccaaacagtgcatgatacgtttgcccatcccagcgcctttggttaaagcaaggcgctggggacgagcgaagtgTCTTCATTCTGTACTTATGACGTCGTGGGTTTTTTCCCGGCTACGGGCTTCGGTTGATGTTGGAAAATGCTTGTACACTGCTCCAAACTTTATGAAGGAGCCCAGCAGGCCAAAGGTTGGAACTCCCAAACTCCCTCTCcattgttttcatattttttccCCATTGTTATGGCGATTTGAGTAGGAACATCGTGATAATACGCCACCTTCGTACAAACTCCTCCAGCTATTGCTATTTACCGTAACTGGGGCAGCCACTGAAGGACACCGGCTACTTGTGTTTGTCATGATATAGATGAAAGTGTCAAAAGCCCTCGATTTTTCATGTATGAACCATTTTTTCCACAGATTGTCCTACGGCAAAAAAGTCCGCAATAGTCGTAGAGCGTCCCTTTTCAAAGTGAGTTGATGGACTATGTTATTATGAACCTTCCTGCTGGCTATGTCACTGACAATTGTATAAGGCCAAACATGTGAAGAGCAAAGCGAAAAATTATTTCCGTAACAAACGTacaatataataaaacaaattaatggggGTAATGTTGATGCCTGATGGAGATAGTCACGGTTAACACTTAGACATAGATAGAATGGTGTTCTTACATGAGCCCATGATCTTGGCAGCATTGCCGGCGTATTTTGCGTTGTTATCAGACTCGTTCTTTGCATCTTGAATTTGCTGGAAAATAGGCTTATTGGTGGGGgctgcaaaaataaaaattacattataTTAACAAGCATTGTTAAGTTATAAACATGTTATAAAATCAATTTCACCTGTGTGTCAATATGTGTTTGCAGGACCAGATGTGAAGGGGGACAAAAACGTGAAGGGACATAATGTTTAGAGATATCATTTTGTTAAAGTAAATTATTTGCCCCTTTCTCCTGTGATTGTGTTGTAGGCcctataataaaataaactgaACTGTTTTCCGCAATCGGCAAATCCTAAAGAAAGCCAATCGGTGCAAGGAACTGGGCAGGGAATACTTTAAAGgaattgaaaatgtgtacaccAATATTGATTTGTTGTTGCTATCGTGGAACGAAAGCTTGGATTTAAGAAAGGGCATTTTGAGCTCAATAAATGCACCCACCACCACAATGTATCTTTATTCTGTTCTGGAACTTCTGAGAATCTCAAGAATTCTTGAGATTATTTTAAGGGGAGGTCCCTACTTTGTTCATTAAAAACATTTGGTTTGTCCACCAGAACTATCCCTGTCACATTTTACTGTAAGACGTTTGTGGAGGGCTCACGGCAACTGATAACCCAGGCTTCACAGGGGTGCGTTTATGGGCTTGCGGTCTTTGGCTAAATTAGGTGCCGTATTGCAGACTTCTCATTTACATCAATAATGTATAATGATTTATAAAGCCACATTTTCcattataaaatatatttataaaatacaGCTAATGAAACAACAAATAATGCTCTCAACACGTACGCACACTTTTGTCTCACCCCAACATTTGAGGACTTCTcttgttctgtttttgtttgcactTCATTTTTTTGTCTCTaaagccaccccccccccactttttggtttgtttataGAACCGGTTTTTTTATACAAAGTGAATCTGAAAACTTTATCTCTGTCAAATTTGATCCGTTTTGTTATACTTTCAGTGTCATAGGGTAGCCCCACCCTCACCTATTCCCCATGGTATTTGCCAACAGCTACAAGTCCTAGTGAGACTGATGCTCTTGATACAATCATAGAGCTAGGTTCTATACTAGCTCTATAATGGGGGACCTTGAGACACCCTCGTATACAAAGGACGATCCACCCCCACAAAGTTCTCAAGACCCGAAACAAATTCCCTCgtgttaaaaaaaagaacataatATGGGACGTGTGACCTTTGTCAAATATATATACCTGAATTGCATTCATCCTTGCTTGCTAGCTGCATTGAACTCGTATTCTGAAAGAAATATATAAAGCAAACTCAAAGATAGAAGATGTTCTTCAAGTATGTGGATGTCAGACCTCCTCTGTGCTACTACTTTGCGTAGGTAAACATTCCGGACAATGGGCAAACAGTCAGAGTGAAAGCAAAGAGCTAGCTCTATGGTggaacatggaggtaggatgGGTGGAAGTTAATGGAAAAGGAAGCCTGGTGGTGGTTGAAGGACGTTTCGCAAGGAAAGTAAACACTTCAAACAATGGGGAACAAAACGGCTACTTTGAGTTAAGAACTGGTTGCGTAACAACCATGTGTGCATTTTGCGTTTGGTTACCATGTTGCTATTTGTCAACTACATGCAATGGGTCTGCCATATAAGGCATTAAAGAAAGGCTAGTAGCCTGTGTTCAGAAACACAACGGTTACAATGGTTATCTTCATACTTCTGCCAAATTTATTTCCCAGCGAAATATTACCCGCATGTAGATTCTACCATCGAAATATGCTTAGCCAGTGTTGCTATTCTATAATTtgggtgtcaggacacttcgtatatatggacacttcgtaccctttgcaaggtacgaagtgatTTTGGACACCTCGTAcatggacacttcgtaccttctacACAAGACACTTCGACCATTTTCTATCTCGTACTAATTCGGAAAGACTGTACTATAACAAATATGTTTTCAATCCAAAGGGAAAATAAATGAAGATAgtctttcaaaaaacaaaacaaaaaaacaaactgtatctgaaatgaAAAATCGATAGAGACTTCATTGCTATGATAAGTGGCATTTGGATACGAAAGTTCTTTCCTTCTACTTTCTCCAATAACTTCAGATTTTGTGTATGAATTTTTCGGCAATTTTGTAAGGTAAAAGATAAGGGTACAGTGTGGGGGAAGATTGGACATAAACAGTTTTTTGATAATTAAAATTTACCATAGTTTGTCACATGTGCTCACTGATACTAaaggttgtttatattttcacattttaatgaaatttcaatggtttttgacaatttccaGATACTAAAACTTGTAAGATTAGCcgtgtccaaggctctttacgcaagcaccggcccgctctgacttcacgaaatgcatagatactataccgcacggcacacaacagtacttgataccgcggggtcgaagcatggctttcgaggtatcaacgaggttacaaaaCGAGGCCGGATCAAGTACTGTTGTGTGCCGTTTTTTCGTGAagtcagagcgggccggtgcttgcgtaaagagccttggacaaggctaagGTAAGATGGGATGCATGCATTGTATCAATGACGGGTCAGCGAATTATGAAATTTGCTTAATAAATATCTGTTTGGGTTAAATAGTTTCATAAACCAGATATGGACGAAACTGTTATGCATAAGGATGGGTTTGCCagaaatgattttgtttaatgtaTAACTTATTGATTAGCCAATGCCCCATCTTACCTCGTATCACATCTTCCCCCAGTGTACCCTTGGCACCGACTGAACTGCGGCACACCTTTGATGAGTATTGAAAGGCGAAAAAACAGTTTACTCTAAAAATCTAGACCACACGTAAGAAACATTAACCAAATGTATATTTTCGGTATGGAGATAAACATGTTGATTTACCTTGTCGGTGTTTCCGTCCATGTTGATTGTTTTGCTGTGGCTGTGTGATGGCTGGATTGGGTTGTTGTTCTTAAGTGAGCAGCAGAATGTGAAATGACGACAACGCGAATACAACGGTCACTAATGCCGTATGTTGACTGACATGCGCTTTATAATAAAGGGACAAGGATCAGTGAGGCATGACCACTCTACAACGATTGACAGCCTACTGTCACAGGGATTTGTGAAACGAAACACTTAACTACGAAGTGGAATTTTCCATAGGATGACGagttatctcgagttaggaccagcataggactatccatgcaattgtatttcttctaggactagtcccaactctttgtgaaatcgacccctgatggaATTTTTCATAAGGTGATGACTCCGTCGTTTTCATTGAATTTGAAGCACAAAGGTGTTTGTGCTGCAACATTAATCTTTTGTGGATGTTATTCATCAGCAGCAGTTCACGGTATTAtgtctttttctttgaattgggaaaaaatcaATGATGcgatatatcaaccgatgccctaattatcttcatttgtttataaaaattatTAAGTATACAAACATAAATtgaaacttgatggacattgaaatgttcacaccacacaccgatgttcaatgacttcaactggtcccttttgttttgagtttttcctctTTTCAAGGTAAACGAGAAagaatggtttcccggtgaagccatacgtgGAAGAAATAtatgcagtgactacaagtgttctgtgagactctgtgtatgactctttAGCCAGCAGGTGTCTTAATTTTATTCacgattttttttatgacattttaaaaattaccatggtaatttgcacacacacaaacatttaataaaaagtgtgaataattattggcttttcATTctgatattatttatttttaataaaaataattacccaaaatatttataataaagcgtaaaaataaaaagtcataattgaatcaccaatacgagggttaaaaaaaatctcaaaaaatctCAGAGCCTTTAAGCctactgtattttttttccagaatactcagcagaatgttcagtcacatgattaaATCATCGtgaattgttaaaggaacacgttgcccatggatcggacgagttggtcaaaacaaaagcgtttgtaaccgtcttttataaaaagcatatggttggaaagatgttttaaaagtagaatacaatgatccacacaagtttgcctcgaaattgcgtggttttccttctactgtgcgaactaacatggtcggccatttatgggagtcaaaattttgacccccataaatggccgacgtgttagtcgacgaggtaaaaggaaaaccacgcaatttcgaggcatgtttgtgtggatcattgtattctacttttacaacatctttctactcatatgcattttataaaaacggttacaaacgcttttcaaagaccaactcgaccgatccaaggcaacgtgttcctttaattgaaatagtgtttgatgaaactttttcggtttttttatatggcctcaacattatgacatatttttgtaccttgtagaaatgcctaaaataccaaactttttgcatttgcaagtgcaaataaccagtggagccttacgtgttttttagttttggtcaagggagaggagactctttgcttggcagataaaaccaaaatttttgtatctagggactgtttacatcgcgcacagagaggtaaaagatttgccacgattttagggacaccttgaaaacaggacctcctactgACGATATAATGATAAAAAACACAGCTGTCTACTGagttttagtctgaaagcttactcaTCATGGATCATATAGGCCTACTAAAACCATGTGtgaaataattttcttctgaaTAAGAGGAAATTCGAGAAATCAAGAAAACTGTAGGCCCTATATctgttaaccccccccccccccagctgtCGGCTGTTACAACCCAAATATGGTGGCCCTGAGGGACATTGAACAGATATATTTACGTGAATGGATTTTTCCAAAACCGCAAATATTCACGTAATATTTGCGATTTGTGACCAAACGCAAATGTTTACGTAAATATTCACGATATGTGCCAAAATCGCAAATATTCACGTAAAAATTCACGATTCGCGATTTGTGCCcgaattttgttattttaagagCACCATTTATAGTTTtcatcttaaaaataaaaacaactgctcttgaaaataaaactaaaaactaaaactacTCTCCAAAATAAAGCACCGATTGCACTTGCGGACTTTTGTGCGAATAATAACAATACCATTATATTAAATACTTTGTTAGGAGTACTGTAATAATAGGGTACAACGAGAGGTTATTGGAGTACGAAGATATACACCCTCAACATGCTCACATTTTATTCCACTAACACATTTCcacaaattacaaaacaacatTGTTATGCATAAAGACagaataagaataaactatcgGGAGAGCGCGTGGAGGTAAGGCCCCCAACATAAGTCAGCTAGCTGTAACGATTTGCCTTTACATATCAAAATACATAAACAAAGGTAAGTTCTTAGGACAACAACATACGGACAGACGGacaatgacaaaataaaatgtcaaattaCGCAAAAACTTAAAAGAAAAGTATAGAAACTAATGTTACCATAACAGGAAATAATGacctttttataaaatgttttaatcCTAACCACACCGAAGATGAAGCTCTGATAGACAACCGAATTCCAAATAGTGGTACCCGGGAATTGACACGGTTTAAATGATTAATTGCGCACAATTTACTGTATTTCAATCGGATTGAATACCAATATCATTAATCGCAGCTAAGTGCAAGAcctctttttaaaactttgttaaATTCCCCGGCTTACTACAGACTGCATGCAGAACAAAATGATGCTCAACGCCTAGATGTTTATTTATTCACAGTGCTCTGTTGTATAGTGTCACTCGGAAGTGGTAGTCTTGGCTCAAGTCGTTTAACTCTTATCTTGAGAGTTTTCAGTCGCATTCCTTGTAGCGTAAGCAGCCgcacagcagcaacagcagcaacacaTGAAGATACCGAGTGCTAGTAGACCATACACTGCTACGATCGAGGCGAATGCAAACCAATATATAGTGGGTTGGCAGTAATTCGCGGCTGTTGGGTCGTCGAAATTCGGAGTATACACACGAAACACCCATACATTGCCTtgagaaagaaacaaagaaagtaAGAACAATTCATATTAATCAGTTCAAAGCCCGTCACCCGGGTTCATGCACAAAACGACGGATCTATGAGGACCAGAACTTAAGCCCAAAGACTCAAATATCATACCAAAGTGATCTACTGGTACCACTCTCAGAATTTAGCTCGTTTTGAACGAAAAACAGCTCTGTGTATAAGTTAAAAATCGCTGACGACAAAAGTCGAGTTATCAATCGCTAACCGCGAATCGCGCGCTCATGACATATTTGACAAGAGGCCCATTTTATATATAGTGCTATTACTTAAGTCCACCCCGATCTAGTGCTTTTGGACCAAGAAATCAAATCAACAATGATTGAACTTACCAGCAATAAAGAAAGCGAAGGTGAACAACCCAATCAAAGAGTTGATGGCATCAACCACCTTTTCAACTGTGGTGGCTTCATCCAATGGTCCCCTCTTCTCACAGTGCCTCTTCATTCGCAAGGT
It encodes:
- the LOC139936633 gene encoding transmembrane protein 272-like, translating into MDGNTDKNTSSMQLASKDECNSAPTNKPIFQQIQDAKNESDNNAKYAGNAAKIMGSYAVILLPWLLGLPLAMLINGAIHLDECPVEPFIPIYMIVQGSLCTLQIMITHSLRIKRCCEKRGQNLMEERTTVEKVIGGINSLLGLVIFAFFIAGNVWVFRVLTPNTTDPTAVTYCRHSLYWFTFGTIVSVYGLVALGIVLCCCCCCVAAFTVGKTPEMYNH
- the LOC139936143 gene encoding transmembrane protein 272-like, whose product is MDGNTEQIKMTATSSTHLTSATGSKSGSTNVPMFQQVQDAKTESDNNAKYAAKAAKIVGGSRWILYLLPSMLALPLAMLINGAVRLDECPVEPFIPIYMVVAGSVSVLKIIIDYTLRMKRHCEKRGPLDEATTVEKVVDAINSLIGLFTFAFFIAGNVWVFRVYTPNFDDPTAANYCQPTIYWFAFASIVAVYGLLALGIFMCCCCCCCAAAYATRNATENSQDKS